One Mycolicibacterium goodii genomic region harbors:
- a CDS encoding HIT family protein → MATVFTKIINGELPGRFVYEDDDIVAFLTIEPMTQGHTLVVPRAELDNWQDIEPAVFNRVMEVSQLIGKAVCRAFDTERSGLIIAGLEVPHLHVHVFPARNLSDFGFANVDRNPSPESLDEAQAKIKSALADLRSAAS, encoded by the coding sequence ATGGCGACCGTCTTCACGAAGATCATCAACGGAGAACTGCCCGGCCGATTCGTCTATGAAGACGACGACATCGTGGCGTTCCTGACCATCGAGCCCATGACGCAGGGCCACACGCTCGTCGTGCCGCGCGCCGAGCTCGACAACTGGCAGGACATCGAACCCGCGGTGTTCAACCGGGTCATGGAGGTCTCACAGCTGATCGGCAAGGCGGTCTGCCGGGCCTTCGACACCGAGCGATCGGGTCTGATCATCGCCGGCCTCGAAGTGCCGCACCTGCACGTCCACGTCTTCCCCGCACGCAACCTGTCGGACTTCGGCTTCGCCAACGTCGACCGCAACCCGTCGCCGGAATCCCTCGACGAGGCGCAGGCGAAGATCAAATCCGCGCTGGCAGATCTGCGATCCGCGGCAAGCTGA
- a CDS encoding sensor histidine kinase: protein MFDRVNRGRRGVPLRVGLVAAALVLVACGLLASGIAVTSIMRHTEVSRIDQTLLDASRSWAQAPRRAPTTPLEGPNPARPPSNFYVRGVDEDGRTWIAVNDREAEPALPEDNDVGPVPVTVGSIDKSNVEWRAMTVRGPNGELTTVAIDLSEVQSSVRALVWSQVGIGAAVLLVLGVVGYVVVHRSLRPLVEVERTAAAIAAGQLDRRVPERDPRTEVGRLSSALNGMLAQIQRAVAASEASAEQARSSEDRMRRFITDASHELRTPLTTIRGFAELYRQGAARDIEMLMGRIESESRRMGLLVEDLLLLARLDAQRPLERRRVDLLALATDAVHDAQSIAPKRKVTMEVFDGPGTPEVLGDEARLRQVIGNLVANAVQHTPETAGITVRVGTDGDSAVLEVCDEGPGMSQEDARRVFERFYRADSSRTRASGGTGLGLSIVDSLVYAHGGTVKVTTALGKGSRFTVSLPRIADLPARI from the coding sequence GTGTTTGACCGGGTGAACCGTGGTCGACGCGGGGTCCCCCTACGCGTGGGGTTGGTGGCCGCCGCGCTGGTGCTGGTGGCGTGCGGTCTGCTGGCGTCGGGCATCGCGGTCACGTCGATCATGCGGCACACCGAGGTCAGCCGCATCGATCAGACCCTCCTCGACGCGTCCCGTAGCTGGGCGCAGGCGCCGCGGCGCGCACCCACCACCCCGCTCGAAGGGCCCAACCCGGCCCGGCCGCCGTCGAACTTCTATGTGCGCGGTGTCGATGAGGACGGCCGTACCTGGATCGCGGTGAACGACCGTGAAGCCGAGCCGGCGCTGCCCGAGGACAACGACGTCGGCCCCGTGCCGGTGACCGTCGGCTCGATCGACAAGTCGAACGTCGAGTGGCGGGCCATGACGGTGCGCGGCCCCAACGGTGAATTGACCACCGTCGCAATCGATCTGTCCGAGGTGCAGTCGTCGGTGCGGGCGCTGGTGTGGTCGCAGGTCGGCATCGGCGCGGCGGTGCTGCTGGTGCTCGGTGTCGTCGGTTACGTCGTCGTCCACCGCAGCCTGCGTCCGCTCGTCGAGGTCGAGCGCACGGCCGCGGCGATCGCCGCGGGGCAGCTGGATCGTCGTGTGCCGGAACGGGATCCACGCACCGAGGTCGGACGGTTGTCCTCGGCGCTCAACGGCATGCTCGCGCAGATCCAGCGCGCGGTGGCGGCGTCGGAGGCCTCGGCCGAGCAGGCCCGGTCGTCGGAGGACCGCATGCGGCGCTTCATCACCGATGCCAGCCACGAACTGCGCACGCCGTTGACGACGATCCGCGGATTCGCCGAGTTGTACCGGCAGGGCGCGGCGCGCGACATCGAGATGCTGATGGGGCGCATCGAGAGCGAATCCCGCCGCATGGGCCTGCTCGTCGAGGACCTGCTGCTGCTCGCGCGCCTCGACGCGCAACGGCCGCTGGAACGGCGTCGCGTCGATCTGCTGGCCCTGGCGACCGACGCCGTGCACGACGCGCAGTCGATTGCGCCGAAACGCAAGGTGACCATGGAGGTTTTCGACGGCCCCGGCACCCCCGAGGTGCTCGGCGACGAGGCGCGCCTGCGTCAGGTGATCGGCAACCTCGTGGCCAACGCCGTGCAGCACACGCCGGAGACCGCGGGCATCACGGTGCGCGTCGGCACCGACGGGGACAGCGCCGTGCTCGAGGTGTGCGACGAGGGTCCCGGCATGAGCCAGGAGGACGCGCGCCGCGTGTTCGAGCGGTTCTACCGTGCGGATTCGTCGCGCACCCGCGCCAGCGGCGGCACGGGGCTGGGACTTTCCATCGTGGACTCACTGGTGTACGCGCACGGCGGAACGGTGAAGGTGACGACGGCGCTCGGGAAGGGCTCCCGGTTCACCGTCAGCTTGCCGCGGATCGCAGATCTGCCAGCGCGGATTTGA
- a CDS encoding TetR/AcrR family transcriptional regulator: protein MSSDAVAAVTPSGGETPRNRRQEETFRKVLTAGIEMLRESSYADLTVRAVAARAKVAPATAYTYFSSKNHLIAEVYLDLVRQVPYFTDVNDSMTTRVDKVLRALTLVVADEPEVAAACTTALLGGGSDPAVRAVRDRIGGEIHKRIKSAVGPDADPRIVSALEMTFFGALVNAGSGAFTYHQIADRLTYVVGLVLGEDR, encoded by the coding sequence GTGTCCAGCGATGCAGTGGCTGCAGTCACACCGTCCGGCGGCGAGACACCACGCAACCGCCGCCAGGAGGAGACCTTTCGCAAGGTGCTCACCGCGGGGATCGAGATGCTGCGGGAATCGTCGTACGCCGATCTCACGGTGCGTGCCGTGGCGGCGCGCGCCAAGGTGGCCCCGGCCACGGCCTACACCTACTTCTCGTCCAAGAACCACCTGATCGCCGAGGTGTATCTGGACCTGGTGCGCCAGGTGCCGTACTTCACCGATGTCAACGACTCGATGACCACGCGGGTCGACAAGGTGTTGCGGGCATTGACGCTCGTCGTCGCCGACGAACCCGAGGTGGCGGCCGCGTGCACCACCGCACTGCTCGGCGGGGGCAGCGACCCGGCGGTACGCGCCGTGCGCGACCGCATCGGCGGCGAGATCCACAAGCGGATCAAATCCGCGGTCGGCCCGGACGCCGACCCGCGGATCGTGTCGGCCCTGGAGATGACGTTCTTCGGCGCGCTGGTCAATGCCGGCAGCGGCGCCTTCACCTACCACCAGATCGCCGACCGCCTCACGTACGTGGTCGGGCTCGTCCTGGGAGAGGACCGATGA
- a CDS encoding NDMA-dependent alcohol dehydrogenase — protein sequence MKTKGALIWEFNQPWSIEEIEIGDPVKDEVKIQMEASGMCHSDHHLVTGGIPMAGFPVLGGHEGAGIVTEVGPGVEGIEPGDHVVLSFIPSCGSCPSCQAGLRNLCDLGAGLLGGTAVADGTHRIHAQGKPVFPMTLLGTFSPYMVVHKSSVVKIDKSIPFEVACLVGCGVTTGYGSAVRSGDIRPGDDVAIFGIGGVGMGALQGAVNAGARYIFAIDPVEWKRDQALKFGATHVYPDVFAAMAGIAEVTAGGMAKKVIVTVGELHGEDIDNYLNVTSKGGTCVVTAVGSMLDTNANINLAMLTLLQKNLQGTIFGGGNPHHDIPQLLSMYKAGKLNLDDMVTRQYKLEQINDGYKDMLEGRNIRGVIRYTDADR from the coding sequence ATGAAGACAAAAGGTGCTCTCATCTGGGAGTTCAACCAGCCGTGGTCGATCGAGGAGATCGAGATCGGTGACCCCGTCAAGGACGAGGTCAAGATCCAGATGGAAGCGTCCGGGATGTGCCACTCCGACCATCACCTGGTGACCGGCGGCATCCCGATGGCGGGCTTCCCCGTTCTCGGCGGCCACGAGGGCGCGGGCATCGTCACCGAGGTGGGCCCCGGCGTCGAGGGCATCGAGCCCGGCGATCACGTGGTGCTGTCGTTCATCCCGTCCTGCGGTTCATGCCCGTCGTGCCAGGCCGGTCTGCGCAACCTCTGCGATCTGGGCGCGGGCCTGCTCGGGGGAACCGCCGTCGCCGACGGCACCCACCGCATCCACGCGCAGGGCAAGCCGGTGTTCCCGATGACCCTGCTCGGCACGTTCTCGCCGTACATGGTCGTGCACAAGAGCTCGGTGGTGAAGATCGACAAGTCGATTCCGTTCGAGGTGGCCTGCCTCGTCGGCTGCGGTGTCACCACGGGATACGGCTCGGCCGTGCGCAGCGGTGACATCCGGCCCGGTGACGACGTGGCGATCTTCGGCATCGGCGGTGTCGGCATGGGTGCGCTGCAGGGTGCGGTCAACGCCGGTGCGCGCTACATCTTCGCGATCGACCCGGTCGAGTGGAAGCGCGATCAGGCGCTGAAGTTCGGTGCGACCCACGTCTACCCGGACGTCTTCGCGGCCATGGCGGGCATCGCCGAGGTCACCGCGGGCGGTATGGCCAAGAAGGTCATCGTGACCGTCGGCGAGCTGCACGGCGAGGACATCGACAACTACCTCAATGTGACCAGCAAGGGCGGCACGTGCGTGGTGACCGCGGTCGGCAGCATGCTCGACACCAACGCCAACATCAACCTGGCGATGCTGACCCTGCTGCAGAAGAACCTGCAGGGCACCATCTTCGGTGGCGGCAACCCGCACCACGACATCCCGCAGCTGCTGAGCATGTACAAGGCGGGCAAGCTCAACCTCGACGACATGGTCACGCGCCAGTACAAGCTGGAACAGATCAACGACGGCTACAAGGACATGCTCGAGGGCCGCAACATCCGCGGTGTCATCCGCTACACCGACGCCGACCGCTGA
- a CDS encoding ferredoxin: MGCYRIELDEDLCQGHAMCELEAPDVFRVPKRGIVEILDPEPPDELRDAVEMAVEMCPTRALSITEKAEQ, translated from the coding sequence ATGGGTTGCTACCGCATCGAGCTCGACGAGGACCTGTGTCAGGGCCATGCCATGTGCGAGTTGGAGGCCCCCGACGTGTTCCGCGTCCCCAAGCGGGGGATCGTCGAGATCCTCGATCCCGAACCACCCGACGAGCTTCGCGATGCCGTCGAGATGGCCGTCGAGATGTGCCCCACCCGAGCACTGTCCATCACAGAGAAAGCCGAACAATGA
- a CDS encoding SDR family oxidoreductase produces the protein MARFEPHPDRRPAIVAGASSGIGAATAIELAAHGFPVALGARRVEKCQELVDRITSDGGEAVALPLDVTDADSVKSFVHAATEALGDIELLVAGAGDTDFGRLHEISTEEFEHQVQIHLIGANRLATAVLPGMVERRRGDVIFVGSDVSLRQRPHMGAYGAAKAGLLAMVNNLQMELEGTGVRASIVHPGPTRTSMGWSLPAEKIGPALEDWAKWGQARHDYFLRAADLARAITFVAETPRGGFIANLEIQPEAPLAEVKDRQRLALGEEGMPKK, from the coding sequence ATGGCCCGCTTTGAACCCCATCCTGACCGCCGGCCCGCGATCGTGGCAGGCGCCTCGTCCGGGATCGGCGCCGCAACGGCGATCGAGCTGGCGGCGCACGGGTTCCCGGTCGCGCTCGGTGCCCGGCGGGTCGAGAAGTGCCAGGAACTCGTCGACAGGATCACGTCGGACGGCGGTGAGGCCGTCGCGCTGCCGCTCGACGTGACCGACGCGGACTCGGTGAAATCGTTCGTGCACGCGGCCACCGAGGCGCTCGGCGACATCGAACTGCTGGTGGCCGGGGCCGGTGACACCGATTTCGGGCGCCTGCACGAGATCAGCACCGAGGAGTTCGAGCATCAGGTCCAGATCCATCTGATCGGCGCGAACCGGTTGGCCACCGCGGTGCTGCCCGGCATGGTCGAGCGTCGGCGCGGTGACGTCATCTTCGTCGGGTCCGACGTGTCGCTTCGTCAGCGTCCGCACATGGGCGCCTACGGGGCCGCGAAAGCCGGGCTGCTGGCGATGGTGAACAACCTGCAGATGGAACTCGAGGGCACCGGCGTGCGCGCGTCGATCGTGCATCCCGGCCCAACGCGCACGTCCATGGGGTGGAGCCTGCCGGCCGAGAAGATCGGCCCGGCGCTTGAGGATTGGGCCAAATGGGGTCAGGCCCGCCACGACTACTTCCTGCGGGCCGCCGATCTGGCCAGGGCCATCACGTTCGTCGCCGAGACGCCGCGCGGCGGGTTCATCGCGAACCTGGAGATCCAGCCGGAGGCGCCGCTGGCCGAAGTCAAGGACCGTCAGAGACTCGCCCTCGGTGAAGAAGGGATGCCGAAGAAGTGA
- a CDS encoding HNH endonuclease → MRVCMACGAPLSKRSQKVYCGNACQAAVRRAVMTKRWLESGEARVRGEQGNYIRQYLAAAQDGQCAICGGATTWQGLPLTLVLDHIDGDPTNNRRENLRLVCPNCDSQLPTYKSRNRGRGRHFRRQRYAEGKSY, encoded by the coding sequence ATGAGGGTGTGCATGGCCTGCGGTGCGCCGCTTTCGAAGCGCAGCCAGAAGGTCTACTGCGGTAATGCGTGTCAGGCCGCGGTGCGAAGAGCTGTCATGACGAAGCGCTGGCTCGAGTCCGGGGAGGCCCGGGTTCGCGGCGAGCAAGGCAATTACATCCGCCAGTATCTCGCCGCCGCGCAGGACGGGCAGTGCGCGATCTGCGGGGGCGCCACGACGTGGCAGGGCCTGCCGTTGACCCTGGTGCTCGACCACATCGACGGGGACCCGACGAACAACCGGCGGGAGAACCTACGCCTGGTGTGCCCGAACTGCGACTCACAACTTCCCACGTACAAGAGCCGCAACCGCGGTAGAGGACGCCACTTCCGCAGGCAGCGGTACGCCGAGGGCAAGTCGTACTAG
- a CDS encoding cytochrome P450 produces the protein MSLRTVDPILDPYDYDFHEDPYPYYKRLRDEAPLYRNDALNFWALSRHEDVLKGFRNSTALSNKHGVSLDPVSRNDEAHRVMSFLALDDPAHLRLRTLVSKGFTPRRIRELEARVTEIAVQHLETALQSDRFDFVDDFAGKLPMDVISELMGVPVEDRVRIRALADGVMHREDGVADVPESAIAASGELLVYYADMVSSRRRNVSDDLTSALVEAEIDGDKLTDDEIMAFLFLMVVAGNETTTKLLANAAYWGFKNPDQLAPVFDDHDRIPLWVEETLRYDTSSQILARAVVDDLTFYDTTVPAGDVLVLLAGSANRDERAFDNPDEYRIGRDIGSKLVSFGSGAHFCLGAHLARMEARVALTELFKRIRGYEVDESAAVRVHSSSVRGFAHLPITVEKR, from the coding sequence ATGAGCTTGCGAACCGTCGACCCGATACTCGATCCATACGATTACGACTTCCACGAGGATCCGTATCCGTATTACAAGCGACTGCGCGACGAGGCCCCGCTGTACCGCAACGACGCGCTGAACTTCTGGGCGTTGTCGCGGCACGAGGATGTGCTCAAGGGTTTCCGCAACAGCACGGCGCTGTCCAACAAGCACGGGGTGTCACTGGATCCGGTGTCGCGCAACGACGAGGCACATCGCGTCATGTCGTTCCTGGCGCTCGATGATCCGGCCCACCTTCGGCTGCGCACGCTCGTGTCGAAGGGATTCACACCGCGACGCATCCGCGAACTGGAGGCGCGGGTCACCGAGATCGCCGTACAGCACCTCGAAACCGCCCTGCAGTCGGACCGTTTCGACTTCGTCGACGACTTCGCGGGCAAGCTGCCGATGGACGTGATCTCCGAACTCATGGGCGTCCCGGTGGAGGACCGCGTGCGCATCCGCGCACTCGCCGACGGGGTCATGCACCGCGAGGACGGCGTGGCCGACGTACCCGAATCGGCGATCGCGGCCTCCGGCGAACTGCTGGTCTACTACGCGGACATGGTCTCTTCCCGGCGCCGCAACGTCAGCGACGATCTGACCTCGGCTCTGGTCGAGGCCGAGATCGACGGCGACAAACTCACCGACGACGAGATCATGGCGTTCCTGTTCCTCATGGTCGTCGCCGGGAACGAGACCACCACCAAACTGCTTGCCAACGCGGCCTACTGGGGGTTCAAGAACCCCGACCAGCTGGCGCCGGTGTTCGACGACCACGATCGCATCCCGCTGTGGGTCGAGGAGACTCTGCGTTACGACACCTCCAGCCAGATCCTGGCGCGCGCGGTCGTGGATGATCTCACGTTCTACGACACCACCGTGCCCGCTGGTGACGTGTTGGTGCTGCTCGCCGGTTCGGCGAACCGGGACGAGCGGGCATTCGACAACCCCGACGAATACCGCATCGGCCGCGACATCGGTTCCAAGCTCGTGAGTTTCGGCAGCGGTGCCCATTTCTGTCTCGGCGCGCACCTGGCCCGCATGGAGGCCAGGGTCGCGCTCACCGAGTTGTTCAAGCGAATCCGCGGATACGAAGTGGACGAATCCGCGGCCGTACGGGTGCATTCCAGCAGTGTCCGCGGATTCGCCCACCTTCCGATCACAGTGGAGAAACGCTAG
- a CDS encoding SDR family NAD(P)-dependent oxidoreductase: protein MGFAVAELLSAQGAGVVVNGRDADAAEAAAKQISGVAHAGSPADSDVADALVGTCVAEFGRIDILVNCAGTAEPHGSSILNVTSAEFHELLDAHLGTVFETCRVAAPRMVAQGGGAIVNTSSFACLGDYGGTGYPAGKGGVNALTMAIAAELREHRVRANVVCPGARTRLSTGPEYERHIADLNRRGLLDDVSAHGALDVAGPEYAAATYAYLVSDAARDVTGRIFIAAGGFVGEFSRPTPDFLGFRDHHASPPWTGAELHQMISGG from the coding sequence ATCGGGTTCGCAGTCGCCGAACTCCTTTCCGCGCAGGGCGCAGGCGTCGTGGTCAACGGCCGCGACGCCGATGCCGCCGAGGCGGCGGCCAAGCAGATTTCCGGTGTGGCACATGCGGGTTCGCCCGCTGACTCCGACGTCGCCGACGCGCTCGTCGGCACGTGTGTCGCCGAGTTCGGCCGCATCGACATCCTGGTGAACTGCGCGGGTACGGCCGAACCGCACGGGTCGTCGATCCTGAATGTGACCAGTGCCGAATTCCACGAACTGCTCGACGCACACCTGGGCACGGTGTTCGAGACGTGCCGGGTTGCCGCCCCAAGGATGGTCGCGCAGGGCGGCGGGGCCATCGTCAACACCAGTTCGTTCGCCTGCCTCGGCGACTACGGCGGCACCGGCTATCCCGCGGGCAAGGGCGGCGTCAACGCGCTCACCATGGCCATCGCCGCCGAACTCCGCGAGCATCGGGTGCGGGCCAACGTGGTGTGCCCGGGCGCCAGGACCCGGCTGTCCACCGGCCCGGAGTACGAGCGGCACATCGCCGATCTCAACCGACGCGGCCTGCTCGACGACGTCAGCGCCCACGGCGCGCTGGATGTCGCCGGGCCCGAGTACGCCGCGGCCACCTACGCGTATCTGGTCAGCGACGCCGCCCGCGACGTGACCGGCCGCATCTTCATCGCCGCGGGCGGTTTCGTCGGCGAATTCTCCCGGCCCACACCGGATTTCCTCGGCTTCCGCGACCATCACGCGTCGCCGCCGTGGACCGGGGCCGAACTGCACCAGATGATCAGCGGCGGGTAG
- a CDS encoding cytochrome P450, with the protein MTTLKEVPRVSGGEEEHGHLEEFRTDPIGLMERVRSECGDVGWFQLADKQVVLLSGAEANEFFFRSTDSELNQAEAYPFMTPIFGEGVVFDADPERRAEMLHNTALRGEQMKGHAATIENEVRRMVENWGDEGEIDLLEFFAELTIYTSTACLIGLKFRNQLDSRFANYYHLLERGTDPLCYVDPYLPIESFRIRDQARASLVELVQEVMNGRIANPPTDKRDRDLLDVLVSIKDEDGNPRFSADEVTGMFISLMFAGHHTSSGTASWTLIELLRHPEFYAKVQAELDDLYADGQEVSFHALRQIPNLDNALKETLRLHPPLIILMRVAQDEFEVAGHPIHKGQMVAASPAISNRIPEDFPDPDAFDPDRYNKPRQEDLINRWTWIPFGAGKHRCVGAAFAQMQIKAIFSVLLRDYEFEMAQPPQSYRNDHSKMVVQLARPAKVRYRRRVTGRPGTPPARGRERSDRGTEED; encoded by the coding sequence GTGACCACGCTCAAAGAGGTACCGCGGGTTTCGGGTGGCGAGGAAGAGCACGGCCACCTCGAGGAATTCCGCACCGATCCGATCGGTCTCATGGAGCGCGTCCGCTCCGAATGCGGTGACGTCGGCTGGTTCCAGCTCGCCGACAAGCAGGTGGTTCTGCTGTCCGGCGCGGAGGCCAACGAATTCTTCTTCCGCTCCACCGACAGCGAACTCAACCAGGCCGAGGCCTACCCGTTCATGACGCCGATCTTCGGCGAGGGTGTCGTGTTCGACGCCGACCCGGAGCGGCGCGCGGAGATGCTGCACAACACCGCACTTCGCGGTGAACAGATGAAGGGCCATGCCGCGACCATCGAGAACGAGGTCAGGCGGATGGTCGAGAACTGGGGCGACGAAGGTGAGATCGACCTGCTCGAGTTCTTCGCCGAGCTCACGATCTACACGTCGACGGCGTGCCTGATCGGGCTGAAGTTCCGCAACCAGCTCGACTCGCGCTTCGCGAACTACTACCACCTGCTCGAGCGCGGCACCGACCCGCTGTGTTACGTCGACCCGTACCTGCCGATCGAGAGCTTCCGCATCCGTGACCAGGCGCGGGCCAGTCTCGTCGAGCTGGTCCAGGAGGTCATGAACGGACGAATCGCCAACCCGCCCACGGACAAGCGCGACCGCGACCTGCTCGACGTTCTGGTGTCGATCAAGGACGAGGACGGCAATCCGCGATTCTCGGCCGACGAGGTCACCGGCATGTTCATCTCGCTGATGTTCGCCGGGCACCACACCAGCTCGGGCACGGCGTCGTGGACGCTGATCGAACTGCTGCGCCACCCGGAGTTCTACGCGAAGGTGCAGGCCGAACTCGACGATCTGTACGCCGACGGTCAGGAGGTGAGTTTCCATGCGCTGCGCCAGATCCCGAATTTGGACAACGCACTCAAGGAGACGCTGCGGCTGCACCCGCCGCTGATCATCCTGATGCGCGTGGCACAGGACGAGTTCGAGGTCGCCGGACACCCGATCCACAAGGGCCAGATGGTCGCGGCATCACCGGCGATCTCCAACCGGATCCCGGAGGACTTCCCCGACCCGGACGCCTTCGACCCCGACCGCTACAACAAACCGCGTCAGGAAGATCTGATCAACCGCTGGACGTGGATCCCGTTCGGTGCGGGCAAGCACCGGTGCGTCGGCGCGGCGTTCGCGCAGATGCAGATCAAGGCGATCTTCTCGGTCCTGCTGCGCGACTACGAATTCGAGATGGCGCAGCCGCCGCAGAGCTACCGCAACGACCATTCGAAGATGGTCGTCCAGCTGGCCCGTCCGGCCAAGGTGCGTTACCGCAGGCGGGTCACCGGCAGGCCGGGGACACCTCCCGCTCGCGGGCGAGAGCGCAGCGACCGGGGAACCGAAGAGGACTGA
- a CDS encoding nuclear transport factor 2 family protein, whose translation MTEATQTTKTTEATESPVVTASRASWRCVQSGDREGWLALMADDVVIEDPIGQAVTNPDGTGVRGKEAVAAFYDTNIGPNQLTVTCEETFPSSSPTEIAYILVLHTRFPNGFTATVRGVFTYRVDDAGLITNLRGYWNMDAMKFGQEDGQEGQAD comes from the coding sequence ATGACCGAAGCGACCCAGACCACCAAGACCACCGAAGCGACCGAATCACCCGTGGTGACCGCGTCACGCGCGTCGTGGCGCTGCGTGCAATCCGGTGACCGCGAGGGCTGGCTGGCCCTCATGGCCGACGACGTCGTCATCGAGGACCCGATCGGGCAGGCCGTCACCAACCCCGACGGCACCGGTGTGCGCGGCAAGGAGGCCGTGGCGGCGTTCTACGACACGAACATCGGACCCAACCAGCTGACGGTCACCTGCGAGGAGACGTTCCCGTCCAGCTCGCCGACCGAGATCGCCTACATCCTGGTGCTGCACACCAGGTTTCCCAACGGCTTCACCGCGACCGTGCGCGGCGTGTTCACCTACCGGGTCGACGACGCCGGCCTGATCACCAACCTGCGGGGCTACTGGAACATGGACGCCATGAAGTTCGGTCAGGAGGACGGCCAGGAAGGCCAAGCCGATTAG
- a CDS encoding response regulator transcription factor — translation MAMPALPENVPEARVLVVDDEANIVELLSVSLKFQGFEVHTASNGAAALDKAREVRPDAVILDVMMPGMDGFGLLRRLRADGIDAPALFLTARDSLQDKIAGLTLGGDDYVTKPFSLEEVVARLRVILRRSGRGVEETRNARLTFADIELDEDTHEVWKAGEPVSLSPTEFTLLRYFIINAGTVLSKPKILDHVWRYDFGGDVNVVESYVSYLRRKIDTGEKRLLHTLRGVGYVLREPR, via the coding sequence ATGGCCATGCCCGCTCTTCCCGAAAACGTGCCAGAAGCTCGCGTCCTCGTGGTGGACGACGAGGCGAACATCGTCGAGTTGCTCTCGGTGAGCCTCAAGTTCCAGGGCTTCGAGGTGCACACCGCGTCGAACGGCGCGGCCGCGCTCGACAAAGCCCGTGAGGTGCGGCCCGACGCGGTGATCCTCGACGTCATGATGCCCGGTATGGACGGCTTCGGGCTGTTGCGCCGCCTGCGCGCCGACGGCATCGACGCACCCGCCCTGTTCCTCACCGCGCGCGACAGCCTGCAGGACAAGATCGCAGGTTTGACCCTCGGCGGCGACGACTATGTGACCAAGCCGTTCAGCCTCGAAGAGGTCGTGGCCCGGCTGCGGGTGATCCTGCGTCGCTCCGGCCGCGGCGTCGAAGAGACCCGCAACGCCCGGCTCACGTTCGCCGACATCGAGCTCGACGAGGACACCCACGAGGTGTGGAAGGCAGGCGAGCCGGTCTCGCTGTCGCCGACGGAGTTCACGCTGCTGCGCTACTTCATCATCAATGCGGGCACGGTGTTGTCGAAGCCGAAGATCCTCGACCACGTGTGGCGCTACGACTTCGGCGGCGACGTCAACGTCGTCGAGTCCTACGTGTCCTACCTGCGCCGCAAGATCGACACCGGTGAGAAGCGGCTTCTGCACACGCTGCGCGGCGTCGGCTACGTTTTGCGCGAGCCACGCTGA